From Pseudomonas sp. LS1212, the proteins below share one genomic window:
- a CDS encoding glutathione S-transferase family protein, with translation MLKIWGRKNSTNVRKVLWCAQELELPYESIDAGGAFGLVDEPQYRAMNPNGRIPVIQDEDLVLWESNAIVRYLAARYAPDSNWYPADPLIRAKADKWMDWTSTSLAEPFRHLFWGILRTVPEQQDWVAINAAHKACAQLLSIADETLAHQPFLSGDAPGMGDIPLGSFAYAWFEMPIERPEMRHLRAWYERLQERPAYQAAVMTALT, from the coding sequence ATGCTCAAGATCTGGGGCAGGAAAAACTCGACCAATGTCAGGAAAGTATTGTGGTGTGCCCAGGAGCTGGAATTGCCCTACGAGTCGATCGACGCCGGCGGTGCTTTCGGTCTGGTCGATGAGCCGCAATACCGGGCGATGAATCCCAACGGGCGGATCCCTGTGATCCAGGATGAAGATCTCGTGCTCTGGGAGTCCAATGCCATCGTGCGTTACCTGGCAGCCCGCTATGCGCCGGATTCGAACTGGTACCCGGCCGATCCTCTGATCAGGGCCAAGGCTGACAAGTGGATGGACTGGACGTCGACGTCCCTGGCCGAGCCCTTCCGGCATCTGTTCTGGGGCATTCTGCGGACTGTGCCCGAGCAGCAGGATTGGGTCGCGATCAATGCCGCGCACAAGGCCTGCGCGCAATTACTGTCAATTGCCGACGAAACGCTGGCGCATCAGCCATTTCTTTCAGGCGATGCGCCGGGGATGGGCGATATTCCGCTGGGCAGCTTTGCCTATGCCTGGTTTGAAATGCCCATCGAAAGGCCCGAGATGCGCCATCTCAGGGCATGGTACGAGCGCCTGCAAGAGCGGCCGGCCTATCAGGCAGCCGTCATGACCGCGTTGACGTAA
- a CDS encoding acyl-CoA dehydrogenase, with translation MLLLWLLVLIVGIAWLAHRRIAVFPALGIVAVYLLAMGISGHVPGWLLGIFWLLLIATALPLMLPDLRRKLLTAPLFAWLQRTLPPMSVTEREAIEAGTVWWDGELFSGRPDWKTLLAYPKAQLSEEEQAFIDGPTEALCAMVSDWQIGQNMDLPAPAWEHIKQHGFFALIIPKQYGGKGFSAYAHSQVAMKLATRSGDLASTVMVPNSLGPAELLLHYGTEEQRDHYLPRLARGDEIPCFALTGPLAGSDAGAMPDTGVICKGQWQGEETLGLRLNWEKRYITLGPVATLLGLAFKAYDPEHLLGDEVDLGISLALVPTDTPGVDIGRRHLPLGAAFMNGPNAGKDVFIPLDYLIGGQEMLGKGWMMLMNCLSVGRSISLPAVGTGAAKYTSLVTGQYAQVREQFNVPLADFEGIQESLARIGGNAWLMDSARLLTASAVDLGEKPSVLSAILKYHLTERGRECIRHAMDVHGGKAIIMGPNNYLGRNWLGAPIFITVEGANILSRNLMIFGQGAIRCHPFVLKEMALAAREDREQALEEFDGLLLEHIGFAISNAASTLVLNLGSFEKEPGDSLSQGYFRALNRQAAAFAMLADLSMMLLGGELKRRERLSARLGDVLSNLYLGSAALKRYHDLGSPEHMRPLLRWAMEESLGQAEHALDALLRNFPSRILGCLLRGVVFPFGRRHTGPSDALDAEIAAVIGRGKGDPTLEELLQGCYRPQSPEDAVGALQHASELLAASQPLQKKLQMALKSGQVEPEPGEHAIDAALHAGVLQAGEAETLRQAAAASRKVIDVDDFSKEELQLAPGKIR, from the coding sequence ATGCTGCTGTTGTGGTTACTGGTTCTGATCGTCGGCATCGCCTGGCTGGCTCATCGTCGCATCGCTGTCTTTCCCGCTCTCGGCATCGTCGCCGTCTACTTGCTGGCAATGGGCATCTCCGGCCATGTACCCGGCTGGTTACTGGGGATTTTCTGGCTGTTGCTGATTGCCACGGCATTGCCCTTGATGCTGCCGGACCTGCGCCGCAAACTCCTGACCGCGCCGCTGTTCGCCTGGCTCCAGCGAACTCTGCCGCCCATGTCGGTGACCGAGCGCGAAGCCATCGAAGCCGGGACGGTCTGGTGGGACGGTGAGTTGTTCAGTGGCCGGCCAGACTGGAAAACCTTGCTGGCCTACCCCAAGGCGCAATTGAGCGAAGAAGAGCAGGCCTTTATCGACGGCCCGACCGAAGCACTCTGCGCCATGGTCAGCGACTGGCAGATCGGCCAGAACATGGACCTGCCCGCCCCCGCCTGGGAACACATCAAGCAACACGGCTTCTTTGCCTTGATCATCCCCAAGCAATACGGCGGTAAAGGCTTCTCCGCCTACGCTCACTCGCAAGTGGCGATGAAACTGGCCACCCGCAGCGGCGACCTGGCCTCGACCGTCATGGTGCCCAATTCCCTGGGCCCTGCCGAGCTGCTGTTGCATTACGGCACCGAAGAACAACGTGACCATTACCTGCCGCGCCTGGCCCGTGGCGACGAGATTCCCTGTTTCGCCCTCACCGGCCCCCTGGCGGGCTCCGATGCAGGTGCGATGCCTGACACCGGAGTCATCTGCAAAGGCCAGTGGCAGGGCGAGGAAACACTCGGGCTGCGCCTGAACTGGGAAAAGCGCTATATCACCCTGGGGCCGGTCGCTACCTTGCTCGGACTTGCCTTCAAGGCCTACGACCCCGAGCACTTGCTGGGCGATGAGGTAGACCTGGGGATAAGTCTGGCACTGGTCCCGACCGACACCCCCGGTGTCGATATCGGCCGCCGGCACCTGCCGCTGGGTGCCGCGTTCATGAACGGGCCCAATGCCGGCAAAGACGTATTCATCCCCCTGGACTACCTGATCGGCGGCCAGGAGATGCTCGGCAAGGGCTGGATGATGCTGATGAACTGCCTGTCGGTGGGCCGTTCCATCTCCCTGCCGGCGGTTGGCACCGGTGCGGCCAAGTACACCAGCCTGGTCACCGGCCAATATGCGCAAGTTCGCGAACAGTTCAACGTGCCCCTGGCCGATTTCGAAGGGATCCAGGAGTCACTGGCACGTATTGGCGGCAATGCCTGGCTGATGGACAGTGCTCGCTTGTTGACGGCCAGCGCCGTGGACCTGGGGGAAAAGCCGTCGGTATTGTCGGCAATCCTGAAATACCACCTGACCGAGCGCGGTCGCGAGTGCATCCGCCACGCCATGGATGTGCATGGCGGCAAGGCCATCATCATGGGCCCGAACAACTACCTGGGGCGCAACTGGCTGGGAGCACCGATCTTCATTACCGTCGAAGGCGCCAATATCCTTTCGCGCAACCTGATGATCTTTGGCCAAGGCGCGATCCGCTGCCACCCCTTCGTCCTCAAGGAAATGGCCTTGGCCGCGCGCGAAGACCGCGAACAGGCGCTGGAAGAGTTCGACGGCCTGCTGCTCGAGCATATCGGCTTCGCCATCAGCAATGCCGCCAGTACGCTGGTCCTGAACCTGGGCAGCTTCGAAAAAGAACCGGGCGACTCGCTCAGCCAAGGCTATTTCCGCGCCCTGAATCGCCAGGCCGCCGCCTTCGCCATGCTTGCCGACCTGTCCATGATGCTGCTGGGCGGCGAACTCAAGCGCCGCGAACGCCTCTCCGCCCGTTTGGGCGATGTGCTCAGCAACCTCTATCTGGGGTCGGCCGCGCTCAAGCGGTATCACGATCTGGGCTCACCCGAACACATGCGCCCACTGTTGCGCTGGGCCATGGAAGAAAGCCTCGGCCAGGCCGAACATGCCCTCGATGCGCTGCTCCGCAATTTCCCCAGCCGTATCCTTGGCTGCCTGCTTCGCGGGGTGGTATTTCCCTTCGGGCGTCGCCATACCGGCCCGTCCGATGCGCTGGATGCCGAAATCGCCGCCGTGATCGGTCGCGGCAAGGGCGACCCGACCCTCGAAGAACTGCTGCAAGGCTGCTATCGCCCGCAATCGCCAGAGGATGCGGTCGGCGCGCTGCAACATGCCAGCGAGTTGCTGGCGGCCAGCCAACCCTTGCAGAAAAAACTGCAGATGGCGCTCAAGAGTGGCCAGGTCGAACCAGAGCCAGGCGAACACGCCATCGATGCAGCCTTGCACGCCGGCGTGCTCCAGGCTGGCGAAGCCGAAACCCTGCGCCAGGCGGCAGCCGCCAGCCGCAAAGTCATCGACGTGGATGATTTCAGCAAGGAGGAACTGCAACTGGCCCCAGGCAAGATTCGCTGA
- a CDS encoding PA2817 family protein encodes MANSHLDHHLVLLDHLRSILVALGEAEQVPEESHELFLERFDELLKQLPVDPIESQYLGQDIMCQVITRYPQIAHLVPRDLLWFFAGDCLHYMPDDEIDLYQALEERRYEAEQNDEPFDWNQEKQLLALSAQDSSKH; translated from the coding sequence ATGGCCAACTCCCATCTCGACCACCACCTCGTCCTGCTCGACCATCTGCGCAGCATCCTGGTCGCCCTGGGTGAAGCCGAGCAAGTGCCGGAAGAAAGCCATGAGCTGTTTCTGGAGCGCTTCGACGAACTTCTCAAGCAACTGCCCGTGGACCCGATCGAAAGCCAGTATCTGGGGCAGGACATCATGTGCCAGGTCATCACGCGCTACCCGCAGATCGCTCACCTGGTGCCGCGCGACCTGCTGTGGTTCTTTGCCGGCGACTGCCTGCATTACATGCCCGATGATGAGATCGACCTGTATCAGGCATTGGAAGAGCGCCGGTATGAGGCCGAGCAGAACGACGAGCCTTTCGACTGGAACCAGGAGAAGCAGTTGCTGGCGTTATCCGCCCAGGACAGCAGCAAGCACTGA
- a CDS encoding ATP-binding protein, with protein sequence MDSSLNAFLERADAVLARLEPLLPVPRAVIDWEQCLAARWQRDGRSGFLLPLDVSLDMRLSDLIGVDQQRDQLARNTRQFLDGLPANHALLWGSRGTGKSSLIRALLAEHAKGGLRLIEIERDHLSDLPRVVEQLHKLPQRFVLFCDDLSFEAGESDYRVLKSVLDGSLEQAPDNVLLYATSNRRHLVPEKQSDNEHWQLVDGEVHPNEAVEDKIALSDRFGLWLSFYPFTQDHFLSVVEHWIGELARRAGLVWERSEELDKLAIRWATGRGNRNGRCAYQFARYWVGLKLLEQKA encoded by the coding sequence GTGGACTCTAGTTTGAATGCTTTTCTTGAGCGTGCCGATGCCGTTCTGGCGCGCCTGGAGCCCTTGTTACCGGTGCCGCGCGCGGTCATCGACTGGGAACAGTGCCTGGCCGCCCGTTGGCAGCGCGATGGCCGCAGTGGTTTTCTGCTACCGCTGGACGTCAGTCTGGACATGCGCCTGTCGGACTTGATCGGTGTCGATCAGCAGCGCGATCAACTGGCCCGCAACACCCGGCAGTTCCTCGATGGTTTGCCGGCCAACCATGCCTTGCTGTGGGGCTCGCGTGGCACTGGCAAGTCGTCGCTGATCCGGGCCTTGCTGGCTGAGCACGCCAAGGGCGGGCTGCGCCTGATCGAGATCGAGCGCGACCACCTGTCCGACCTGCCGCGGGTCGTGGAGCAGTTGCACAAGTTGCCCCAGCGTTTCGTGCTGTTCTGCGATGATCTTTCGTTCGAGGCCGGGGAGAGTGATTACCGCGTGCTCAAAAGCGTTCTCGATGGCTCGCTGGAGCAGGCGCCGGACAACGTATTGCTCTATGCCACGTCCAACCGTCGTCACCTGGTGCCGGAGAAGCAGAGCGACAACGAACATTGGCAACTTGTCGATGGCGAGGTGCATCCCAACGAAGCGGTGGAGGACAAGATCGCCTTGTCCGACCGTTTTGGTCTGTGGCTTTCGTTCTATCCCTTTACTCAGGATCACTTCCTCAGTGTGGTCGAACACTGGATCGGCGAGCTGGCGCGACGCGCCGGGCTGGTCTGGGAGCGCAGCGAGGAGCTGGACAAGCTGGCGATTCGTTGGGCCACCGGGCGCGGTAACCGCAACGGCCGTTGCGCCTATCAATTCGCCCGTTACTGGGTTGGGCTCAAGTTATTGGAGCAAAAAGCATGA